The proteins below come from a single Streptococcus canis genomic window:
- the coaD gene encoding pantetheine-phosphate adenylyltransferase, producing the protein MSTKIGLYTGSFDPVTNGHLDIIKRASHLCDQLYVGIFYNPTKEGFFKPEIRQLMLTQALETFSDVTVVMAENRLAVDVAKELQVTHLIRGLRNAADFDYEANLEYFNHMLAPTLETVYFISKNEWQPLSSSRVRELIHFQSSLEGLVPQSVIAQVEKMNENN; encoded by the coding sequence ATGTCAACTAAAATAGGACTTTATACAGGATCCTTTGACCCTGTCACAAACGGGCATTTGGATATTATTAAGCGAGCTAGCCACTTATGTGACCAGCTCTATGTTGGGATTTTTTATAATCCCACAAAAGAAGGCTTTTTTAAACCTGAAATTCGTCAGCTTATGCTGACTCAAGCCTTAGAAACTTTTTCTGATGTGACGGTGGTGATGGCAGAAAATCGCCTAGCTGTTGATGTGGCCAAAGAATTGCAGGTAACTCACTTGATTAGAGGGTTACGAAATGCAGCTGACTTTGATTACGAAGCCAATTTGGAGTATTTTAATCATATGTTAGCCCCAACTCTTGAGACCGTTTATTTTATTTCAAAAAATGAATGGCAGCCGCTTAGTTCTAGTCGAGTAAGAGAATTGATCCATTTCCAGTCTTCCTTAGAAGGCTTGGTTCCTCAATCAGTTATCGCTCAAGTGGAGAAAATGAATGAAAATAATTAA
- a CDS encoding SepM family pheromone-processing serine protease codes for MKIIKKIKWWLVSLFALVALLITLFFPLPYYVEMPGGAYDIRSVLQVNGKEDKGKGSYQFVAVSLSRASLAQLLYAWLTPFTEISSVEDTTGGYSDADYIRINQFYMETSQNAAIYQALTLANKPVTLDYKGVYVLDVSKDSTFKGALNLADTVTGVNDKQFKSSTELVDYVSHLKLGDKVTVQFMSDSQPKSETGRIIKLKNGKNGIGIALTDHTKVRSEDKIAFSTQGVGGPSAGLMFTLDIYDQIVKEDLRKGRIIAGTGTIGKHGEVGDIGGAGLKVVAAADAGAEIFFVPNNPVDKALKKTHPKAISNYEEAKRAAKQLKTKMKIVPVTNVQEALAYLRK; via the coding sequence ATGAAAATAATTAAAAAAATCAAATGGTGGCTGGTTAGCCTTTTTGCTCTAGTAGCTTTGCTGATTACCCTCTTTTTCCCTCTACCTTATTACGTTGAAATGCCTGGCGGCGCTTATGATATTCGCTCTGTTTTACAAGTTAATGGAAAAGAAGATAAAGGGAAGGGATCTTATCAATTTGTAGCCGTTAGCCTTAGCCGCGCCAGTTTGGCACAGTTATTGTATGCTTGGTTAACCCCTTTTACCGAAATCAGTTCCGTTGAAGACACTACGGGTGGTTACAGTGATGCTGATTATATCCGCATTAACCAATTCTACATGGAAACCTCGCAAAATGCAGCGATCTATCAGGCATTAACCTTGGCGAACAAACCCGTTACGTTGGATTACAAAGGGGTTTACGTATTAGATGTTAGCAAAGACTCAACCTTCAAAGGTGCCTTGAATTTAGCAGATACTGTCACTGGTGTGAATGACAAGCAATTTAAGAGTTCGACAGAGCTTGTGGACTATGTTTCTCATTTAAAACTTGGGGATAAAGTAACTGTTCAGTTTATGAGTGATAGTCAGCCCAAGTCTGAGACAGGCCGTATTATTAAACTTAAAAACGGTAAAAATGGTATTGGGATTGCTCTTACAGACCATACTAAAGTTAGGTCAGAGGATAAGATCGCGTTTAGCACGCAAGGTGTTGGTGGTCCCAGTGCTGGTTTGATGTTTACCCTTGATATTTATGACCAAATTGTCAAGGAGGATCTTCGTAAAGGTCGTATCATCGCAGGTACAGGAACGATTGGCAAACATGGCGAAGTGGGAGATATTGGTGGCGCAGGCCTTAAAGTTGTGGCTGCCGCAGATGCTGGTGCTGAAATATTCTTTGTTCCTAACAATCCTGTGGACAAGGCCTTAAAAAAAACGCATCCCAAAGCCATCAGCAACTATGAAGAAGCTAAGCGAGCAGCTAAGCAATTAAAAACTAAAATGAAGATTGTGCCTGTGACCAATGTTCAGGAAGCTTTGGCTTATCTTCGGAAATGA
- a CDS encoding LacI family DNA-binding transcriptional regulator, whose amino-acid sequence MATIKQVAQEAGLSKSTVSRYISQKGYVSDEARDKIKAAIAKLHYSPNVLAQSLKTKKNQLVGLLLPDISNPFFPRLARGAEEYLKEKGYRVMLGNISDSEALEEEYVHVLLQSNAAGIITTHDFTKRYPDLPIPVVVVDRVDQETQYGVFSDNRAGGLLAAQTVWRAGAKEVLLIRGPLDNAENINERFEASLSYLQNKEVTLRICDSHSFDFESIQLEANGNLNRYPTIDSIIAPSDIHAIAYIHDLHSRGKRIPQDVQVMGYDDILMSQFIYPSLSTIHQSSYLMGHYAAELVYHIANQLPVEANRIKLPVHYVERETIRRKDE is encoded by the coding sequence GTGGCAACAATCAAACAAGTCGCTCAAGAAGCAGGGCTATCTAAGTCAACAGTTTCCAGATATATTTCTCAAAAGGGCTATGTTTCAGATGAGGCGAGGGATAAAATTAAGGCAGCCATAGCTAAGTTACATTATAGCCCAAACGTTTTGGCTCAGTCATTGAAAACCAAAAAAAACCAATTGGTTGGCCTACTCCTGCCAGACATCTCTAACCCCTTCTTTCCTCGTTTGGCAAGGGGGGCAGAAGAGTATTTAAAGGAAAAAGGCTACCGTGTCATGCTAGGAAATATTTCGGACAGCGAAGCCCTCGAAGAAGAATATGTCCATGTCCTTCTTCAAAGCAATGCGGCCGGTATTATTACGACCCATGACTTTACCAAGCGTTATCCCGACTTGCCCATTCCAGTTGTTGTCGTTGACCGTGTTGATCAAGAAACCCAGTACGGTGTCTTTTCAGATAATAGGGCAGGTGGCTTATTGGCGGCTCAGACTGTCTGGCGGGCAGGGGCAAAAGAAGTTCTGCTAATTAGAGGTCCGCTGGACAATGCTGAAAATATTAATGAGCGGTTTGAAGCTAGTCTTTCTTATCTTCAGAACAAAGAAGTGACCCTACGCATCTGTGACAGTCACAGTTTTGACTTTGAAAGCATTCAGTTGGAGGCTAACGGTAATCTCAATCGTTATCCAACGATTGATAGTATTATTGCACCATCAGATATTCATGCCATTGCTTATATTCATGACCTGCATTCGCGTGGAAAAAGAATTCCTCAGGATGTTCAGGTGATGGGCTATGATGACATCTTGATGAGTCAATTTATTTACCCTTCCCTATCAACCATCCATCAATCTTCTTATTTGATGGGACATTATGCAGCTGAGTTAGTGTATCATATTGCTAATCAATTGCCAGTGGAAGCCAATCGCATAAAATTACCTGTTCACTATGTGGAACGTGAGACGATAAGGAGAAAAGATGAGTAA
- the rbsK gene encoding ribokinase yields the protein MSNIVIVGSISMDLVMKTHRIAQEGETVFGDSFAMVPGGKGANQAVAVGRLASEQDKITMLGAVGEDSFGSLLLTNLTENGVNTSFVETVPSSSGIAQITIFNHDNRIIYCPGANGQVDTTLWEKEWAVLEAADLVILQNEIPHQANVAIAQFCHDKDIKVLYNPAPARETDKEMLDLVTYLTPNQHEVQELFPDKELDTIVEAYPNRLIVTLGTKGSTYFDGQVIQLIPAIRTEAVDTTGAGDTFNGAFGFAITKGLEMREALQFATLASHLSVQQFGAQGGMPSLSEMKEHKAYEKTWDFK from the coding sequence ATGAGTAATATTGTTATTGTTGGTAGTATCTCCATGGATCTTGTCATGAAGACCCATCGTATCGCCCAAGAAGGAGAGACGGTTTTTGGAGATAGTTTTGCCATGGTTCCTGGTGGAAAAGGAGCCAACCAAGCAGTTGCTGTGGGACGATTAGCGTCAGAGCAAGATAAAATTACCATGTTAGGAGCTGTTGGTGAGGATTCCTTTGGCTCTCTCTTGTTAACCAATTTAACAGAAAATGGGGTTAACACAAGCTTTGTGGAAACGGTACCATCTTCATCTGGTATTGCTCAAATCACCATTTTTAATCACGACAATCGCATCATCTACTGTCCTGGTGCGAACGGTCAAGTGGATACTACTCTTTGGGAAAAAGAGTGGGCGGTATTGGAAGCTGCTGATTTGGTGATTCTTCAAAATGAAATTCCTCATCAGGCTAATGTAGCCATAGCTCAATTTTGTCATGATAAAGACATCAAGGTGCTCTATAATCCAGCCCCTGCCAGAGAAACAGATAAAGAAATGCTAGATTTGGTAACCTATCTCACACCCAACCAGCATGAAGTTCAAGAACTCTTCCCAGATAAAGAGTTGGATACTATTGTTGAGGCCTATCCAAACCGTCTCATTGTCACTTTGGGAACAAAAGGGTCAACTTATTTTGATGGGCAAGTGATTCAGTTAATTCCAGCTATTAGAACTGAAGCGGTTGACACAACAGGAGCAGGAGATACTTTTAATGGGGCCTTTGGATTTGCTATCACAAAAGGTTTAGAAATGCGTGAGGCTTTACAATTTGCGACCCTGGCATCACATTTATCTGTTCAACAATTTGGCGCTCAAGGTGGCATGCCAAGCTTATCAGAAATGAAGGAGCATAAAGCTTATGAAAAAACATGGGATTTTAAATAG
- the rbsD gene encoding D-ribose pyranase: MKKHGILNSNLAKLADDLGHTDRVCVGDLGLPVPDGVAKIDLALKPGQPNFQEVLEVYLEHILVEKIILAEEIKSQNPDQLEQLLAKLDASVTVEYVSHDDLKQLTKSVKAVVRTGENTPYSNAVLQSGVII, encoded by the coding sequence ATGAAAAAACATGGGATTTTAAATAGCAATCTGGCTAAATTAGCAGATGATTTAGGGCATACCGACCGTGTCTGTGTTGGAGATTTAGGTCTTCCTGTTCCAGATGGGGTAGCTAAAATTGACTTAGCGCTTAAACCTGGTCAGCCTAATTTCCAAGAAGTTTTAGAGGTGTATCTGGAGCATATCTTGGTTGAAAAAATCATCTTGGCTGAGGAAATAAAAAGCCAAAACCCTGACCAACTCGAACAGTTGTTGGCAAAACTAGATGCTTCTGTCACCGTTGAATATGTCAGTCATGACGACTTAAAACAGCTAACAAAATCAGTGAAGGCTGTGGTTAGAACAGGTGAAAACACGCCGTATTCCAATGCCGTCTTACAGTCAGGGGTGATTATTTAG
- a CDS encoding sugar ABC transporter ATP-binding protein codes for MKIDMRGISKTFGTNKVLEKIDLVLTSGEVHALMGENGAGKSTLMNILTGLFPASSGSILIDGKEMTFANPQEAEAFGISFIHQEMNTWPDMTVLENLFLGRELKKAFGLLDDKAMRDKAKAAFKRLGVSIPLDKRIGDLSVGQQQMIEIAKSLLSEVSLLIMDEPTAALTDRETENLFKIIRSLKAEGVGIVYISHRMEEIFKITDVVTVMRDGIVVDTKATQTTNPEELVKKMVGRDIEDYYPEKTATLGAVALEVKNLSSQAFEGVSFQVRQGEILGFSGLMGSGRTEIMRAIFGLDSKQSGQVMIDGTPVTIHSPAQAIKQGIGFLTEDRKEEGLILDFSIKDNMTLPSTKDFSKNGFFDDKTSTTFVDQLINRLRIKSGTPSLPVGNLSGGNQQKVVLAKWIGIAPKVLILDEPTRGVDVGAKREIYQLMNELAERGVPIIMVSSDLPEVLGVSDRIIVMHEGKIAGQLSREEATQEKVMQLATGGN; via the coding sequence ATGAAAATTGACATGAGAGGGATTTCCAAAACTTTTGGGACTAACAAAGTGTTAGAAAAAATTGACTTGGTTCTAACATCTGGAGAAGTCCATGCCCTAATGGGAGAGAATGGTGCAGGTAAGTCTACCTTGATGAACATTTTGACGGGTCTTTTTCCTGCAAGTTCTGGAAGCATTTTGATTGATGGTAAGGAAATGACCTTTGCTAATCCTCAAGAAGCAGAAGCCTTCGGTATTAGTTTTATTCATCAGGAAATGAATACCTGGCCAGATATGACTGTCTTAGAAAACTTGTTTTTGGGGCGGGAATTAAAAAAAGCTTTTGGCTTGTTAGATGACAAGGCCATGCGTGACAAAGCAAAGGCTGCCTTTAAACGTTTGGGAGTGTCTATTCCTCTGGACAAACGCATTGGAGACTTATCAGTTGGCCAACAACAAATGATTGAAATTGCTAAAAGCCTATTGTCAGAAGTCTCCTTACTGATTATGGATGAGCCAACAGCTGCTTTAACAGATCGTGAAACAGAGAATCTTTTTAAAATTATTCGGAGCTTAAAAGCAGAAGGTGTTGGTATTGTTTATATTTCGCACCGCATGGAAGAGATTTTTAAAATCACGGATGTGGTAACGGTTATGCGAGATGGCATTGTGGTTGACACGAAAGCTACTCAAACAACCAACCCAGAAGAACTGGTCAAAAAAATGGTCGGGCGTGACATTGAGGATTATTATCCAGAAAAGACGGCTACCCTTGGGGCGGTCGCTCTTGAGGTTAAGAATTTGTCCAGTCAGGCATTTGAAGGGGTTTCTTTCCAAGTTAGGCAGGGAGAGATACTTGGTTTTTCTGGCTTAATGGGATCTGGTCGCACAGAAATCATGCGAGCCATTTTTGGTTTAGATTCTAAACAGTCAGGACAAGTGATGATTGATGGTACCCCAGTAACCATTCACAGCCCAGCCCAAGCCATTAAACAGGGAATCGGATTTTTAACTGAAGACCGAAAAGAAGAAGGCTTGATTCTTGATTTCAGCATCAAAGACAATATGACCTTACCAAGCACCAAGGATTTCAGTAAGAATGGTTTCTTCGATGACAAAACAAGTACAACCTTTGTTGACCAATTGATTAATCGCTTGCGCATTAAATCTGGGACACCAAGTTTACCGGTGGGAAATCTTTCTGGTGGTAACCAACAAAAGGTTGTTCTGGCAAAATGGATTGGCATTGCGCCAAAAGTTCTGATTTTAGATGAGCCTACTAGAGGAGTGGATGTTGGTGCCAAACGTGAGATCTATCAATTAATGAATGAATTGGCAGAAAGAGGTGTGCCTATCATTATGGTTTCTTCAGACTTACCTGAAGTATTAGGTGTCAGTGATCGCATTATAGTCATGCATGAAGGCAAAATTGCTGGCCAGCTAAGCCGTGAAGAAGCTACTCAAGAAAAAGTCATGCAATTGGCAACAGGAGGAAATTAA
- a CDS encoding ABC transporter permease subunit, whose protein sequence is MKQVMKYMSELTTLVALVGLMIVITLINPNFLTTNNLLNLLLQVTANGFIAFGMTFVILTGGIDLSVGSILALSSALSAGFIASGVPVPLAILLAILMGGLFGMLNGFFISHGKLAPFIVTLATMTIFRGATLVYTNGNPITKGLSDSFFFQFLGQGYIVGIPFPVILMFIVFLILYVLLHKTAFGKSVYALGGNEKAAYISGVKLNKVKLIIYTISGMMAAISGLIITSRLSSAQPTAGSSYEMDAIAAVVLGGTSLSGGKGRILGTLIGALIIGVLNNGLNIIGVSAFWQQVVKGIVILIAVLLDRLKVAK, encoded by the coding sequence GTGAAACAGGTAATGAAATACATGTCAGAGTTAACCACTCTGGTCGCACTCGTTGGGTTAATGATTGTCATCACGCTGATTAATCCTAACTTTTTAACCACAAACAATTTATTGAACTTGCTTTTGCAAGTTACTGCTAATGGCTTTATTGCTTTTGGGATGACCTTTGTCATTTTAACTGGTGGTATTGATTTATCAGTTGGATCGATTTTGGCTCTTTCCAGTGCGCTTTCGGCAGGGTTTATAGCCTCTGGTGTTCCCGTGCCATTAGCCATCTTACTGGCAATCCTTATGGGGGGGCTGTTTGGCATGCTAAATGGTTTCTTTATTTCCCATGGGAAACTAGCTCCTTTTATCGTGACCTTGGCGACCATGACCATTTTCCGTGGGGCAACGCTTGTTTACACCAATGGGAATCCGATTACCAAGGGACTGTCTGATTCCTTCTTTTTCCAATTTTTAGGACAAGGTTACATTGTTGGCATTCCTTTCCCTGTTATTCTCATGTTTATCGTCTTTCTTATTTTGTATGTGCTTTTGCACAAAACAGCCTTTGGGAAATCCGTTTACGCGCTAGGAGGCAATGAAAAAGCAGCCTATATCTCAGGTGTTAAACTCAATAAAGTCAAACTTATTATTTATACCATTTCAGGAATGATGGCTGCTATTTCTGGGCTAATCATTACCTCTCGTTTGAGCTCTGCTCAGCCAACGGCTGGTAGCAGTTATGAAATGGATGCTATTGCAGCAGTTGTTCTTGGAGGAACTTCTTTATCAGGAGGTAAAGGGCGTATCCTAGGAACATTGATTGGTGCCTTGATTATTGGGGTCCTTAATAACGGGTTAAACATTATTGGTGTATCAGCCTTTTGGCAACAAGTGGTAAAAGGGATTGTTATTTTGATTGCTGTGTTACTGGACCGCTTGAAAGTGGCAAAATAA
- a CDS encoding substrate-binding domain-containing protein codes for MKFTKKLGFFALLMSVLLILGACGKTGLGNSSGTNKEVTKKSAKDLKLGVSISTTNNPYFVAMKDGLDKYADKKDVNLKVADAQDDAARQADDVQNFISQNVDAILINPVDSDAIVPAIKAANNANIPVILIDRGSNGGDVLTTVASDNVEAGKMAADYIVKELGEKAKAFELSGVPGASATVDRGNGFNKVAKEKLDVLSSQSANFDRAKALNTAQNMIQGNKDVQVIFAQNDEMALGAAQAVKSAGLQNVLIIGIDGQPDAHQAIEKGDITATIAQQPAKMGEIAIQAAIDHYNGKKVDKETVSPIYLVTKENVDKYNW; via the coding sequence ATGAAATTTACAAAAAAACTTGGCTTTTTTGCCCTACTTATGTCAGTACTTCTTATTTTAGGAGCTTGTGGAAAAACTGGCTTGGGGAATTCTTCAGGAACAAATAAAGAAGTCACTAAAAAGTCAGCCAAAGACTTGAAACTAGGTGTGTCTATCTCAACCACCAATAATCCTTATTTTGTCGCTATGAAAGATGGTTTGGACAAATATGCTGACAAAAAGGACGTCAACTTAAAAGTAGCTGATGCTCAAGATGATGCTGCACGCCAAGCAGACGATGTGCAAAACTTTATCAGCCAAAATGTAGATGCCATTTTGATTAATCCAGTGGATTCAGATGCCATTGTGCCAGCTATTAAAGCTGCTAACAATGCCAATATTCCCGTTATTCTCATTGACCGTGGTAGCAACGGTGGTGATGTTCTCACAACAGTTGCTTCTGATAATGTTGAAGCAGGTAAGATGGCTGCTGACTATATTGTGAAAGAGCTTGGTGAAAAAGCAAAAGCCTTTGAATTGTCAGGCGTTCCAGGAGCTTCAGCAACTGTCGATCGTGGGAATGGTTTTAACAAAGTAGCCAAAGAAAAATTAGACGTTTTATCAAGTCAGTCAGCTAATTTTGATCGAGCTAAGGCTTTGAACACTGCCCAAAACATGATTCAAGGAAACAAAGACGTTCAAGTTATTTTTGCTCAAAATGATGAAATGGCACTAGGAGCTGCTCAAGCTGTTAAATCAGCAGGCCTTCAAAATGTTTTAATCATTGGTATTGATGGTCAGCCAGATGCCCACCAAGCTATTGAAAAAGGAGACATTACTGCAACAATTGCCCAACAACCAGCTAAGATGGGAGAAATTGCTATCCAAGCAGCTATTGATCACTACAATGGTAAAAAAGTGGATAAAGAAACCGTATCACCAATTTACCTTGTGACCAAAGAAAATGTTGACAAGTACAATTGGTAA
- a CDS encoding YutD family protein, translating to MKKDISPEMYNYNKFPGPTFSHFDQQVKAEGIDLVLLENVKNAFDTTSFGQRYTEILLKYDYIVGDWGNEQLRLKGFYKDSNDVKKTNRISRLEDYIKEFCNFGCAYFVLENPNPKEITFEVERQPRRKKSSKPKSNRRKPNSPSQQTAASKGKSKRPPKEKQSESQAFTSKKRREISKEKSKPKRSQANQLNAKSDHFIIRKKDH from the coding sequence ATGAAAAAAGACATTTCACCAGAAATGTATAACTACAATAAATTTCCTGGGCCAACATTTAGTCACTTTGACCAACAGGTTAAGGCAGAAGGGATTGACCTAGTACTACTTGAGAATGTTAAAAATGCCTTTGACACCACTAGTTTTGGTCAACGTTATACAGAGATTTTACTAAAGTACGATTACATTGTTGGAGATTGGGGCAATGAACAACTCCGTCTCAAGGGGTTTTACAAGGACAGCAACGATGTCAAGAAAACAAACCGCATTTCACGCTTAGAAGATTATATAAAAGAATTTTGCAATTTTGGCTGTGCCTATTTTGTTTTGGAAAATCCTAATCCCAAAGAAATCACCTTCGAAGTAGAGCGTCAGCCAAGGCGGAAGAAATCGTCTAAACCAAAATCAAATCGTCGCAAGCCAAACTCACCAAGCCAACAGACAGCCGCCTCAAAAGGTAAATCAAAGCGGCCACCAAAAGAAAAGCAGTCCGAAAGCCAAGCCTTTACTAGTAAGAAACGTCGGGAAATCAGCAAGGAGAAAAGCAAACCTAAACGCAGTCAGGCTAATCAGCTTAATGCTAAATCCGATCACTTTATCATCAGAAAGAAGGATCATTAA